A single region of the Candidatus Poribacteria bacterium genome encodes:
- a CDS encoding aldo/keto reductase yields MNYRRLGRTGLKVSEVCLGTMTFGAAGWGNNEAESDAIFNFALDAGINFYDVANSYAEGQSETILGRIMKGKRDKLIIATKVFNPMGTDINDSGTSRVHIMRSVEDSLRRLQIDHIDLYLIHHVDRETPTEERLRALDDLVHQGKVRYIGCSNEYAWRLCDALWISEVNNLARYEALQPQYNLLTRDIEEEILPVCRDKGVGVYVWGPLASGYLTGKYKAGEPPPEDSRFARRAESSMDRYLDPRIQKILEAVQDVAEGLGKSMAQVALRWILEQEGITSVIVGSTKVDQLRDNVGCSGWSLPADALARLNEASAPPVRYPDSMELNIHERRASAVDMPTLEA; encoded by the coding sequence ATGAATTATAGACGTTTAGGAAGAACCGGGCTCAAAGTTTCGGAGGTCTGTCTGGGAACAATGACCTTTGGGGCGGCCGGCTGGGGAAACAATGAAGCCGAATCGGATGCAATCTTCAACTTTGCATTAGATGCCGGCATTAACTTTTACGATGTCGCAAATTCTTACGCTGAGGGTCAATCAGAGACTATTTTGGGGCGCATCATGAAGGGGAAGCGGGACAAACTGATTATCGCCACCAAAGTGTTCAATCCGATGGGAACCGATATCAACGATTCCGGAACTTCGCGAGTGCATATCATGAGATCGGTGGAAGATAGCTTGAGGCGCCTGCAAATAGATCATATTGATCTCTATCTCATCCATCATGTCGATAGGGAGACACCGACCGAGGAACGCTTGCGTGCCCTCGACGATCTTGTGCATCAAGGCAAGGTCCGATACATCGGTTGTAGCAACGAGTACGCTTGGCGGTTGTGCGATGCCCTATGGATTAGCGAGGTGAATAATTTAGCGCGCTATGAAGCGCTCCAACCCCAGTACAATCTGCTGACACGGGACATCGAAGAAGAGATCTTGCCGGTCTGTCGTGATAAGGGAGTCGGCGTGTATGTCTGGGGACCATTGGCGTCGGGATACCTAACCGGAAAGTATAAGGCAGGCGAGCCACCTCCCGAAGATTCGCGTTTTGCTCGAAGGGCGGAATCTTCAATGGATCGGTATCTTGATCCACGGATACAGAAAATCCTAGAAGCGGTCCAAGATGTAGCAGAAGGGTTGGGAAAGAGCATGGCACAGGTGGCTTTGCGCTGGATTCTGGAACAGGAGGGAATAACTTCAGTCATCGTTGGATCAACGAAGGTGGACCAACTCCGAGATAATGTTGGTTGTTCGGGTTGGAGTCTGCCCGCTGATGCGTTGGCAAGGTTGAACGAAGCTTCCGCCCCTCCAGTCCGTTACCCGGATTCGATGGAGTTGAATATCCACGAGCGTCGAGCGAGTGCTGTGGATATGCCGACACTGGAAGCGTAA
- a CDS encoding MFS transporter, which produces MWNRQFISLCLILLAAGLVTAPIELLFPVYVEEALGKTVWFAALLRAIPIALGGLFALVGGALSDRLGRKSTLILGMTGALVVGVVFISKQPLLIWGVLCYQGVASGFRTAGGQSYLISAVDANRLGFAAAVYFMTYTFGGSVGSAIGGELIDRFNYGVVGGGTIFVMVLLILVALILLPRLPRGDYRRGSFTQMLVGYGEMLRRREIRLLLGMRFLPTYSWGTVSLLLPVLIARASGVKLAGYYGASRDLFAACCQLISGRICDVVGAKSTALVATCLVALSVVLMTLNTGSTTLLFVLGVFGAGAAWSVSITMPRLIDEFFATEEKGRGVGITHLAWSSGFLSGHMVGGRLESVSISLPFAVASGMVVISAILAFQLWRSGKMKKACTH; this is translated from the coding sequence ATGTGGAATCGCCAATTCATCTCATTGTGTCTAATCTTACTTGCAGCGGGACTTGTTACCGCACCCATCGAACTGCTTTTTCCGGTTTATGTGGAAGAGGCATTGGGAAAAACGGTATGGTTTGCTGCGTTATTACGAGCAATTCCAATCGCTCTCGGCGGTTTGTTTGCTTTGGTCGGCGGCGCGTTAAGTGATCGGCTGGGTCGGAAGTCCACGCTAATCTTGGGCATGACAGGCGCATTGGTTGTGGGAGTCGTGTTCATAAGCAAACAACCGTTACTGATTTGGGGAGTGCTGTGTTATCAGGGGGTTGCCTCCGGTTTTCGGACAGCTGGTGGACAATCGTATCTCATCAGTGCCGTTGATGCGAATCGGCTTGGCTTCGCCGCCGCTGTATACTTCATGACATACACATTCGGGGGGTCAGTGGGCAGTGCAATTGGTGGTGAGTTAATTGATCGCTTCAATTACGGGGTCGTTGGCGGTGGAACGATCTTTGTCATGGTTCTGCTTATTTTAGTAGCGCTTATCCTTCTACCTCGCTTGCCGCGCGGGGACTATAGACGGGGATCTTTCACTCAAATGTTGGTAGGGTATGGGGAAATGCTCCGACGCCGAGAGATTCGCTTACTACTCGGTATGCGTTTTCTACCGACCTACTCTTGGGGTACAGTCAGTCTCCTGCTGCCGGTTCTAATTGCACGTGCCTCCGGTGTTAAGCTGGCAGGCTACTACGGCGCATCAAGAGATCTGTTTGCCGCCTGCTGCCAACTGATTTCAGGCCGCATTTGTGACGTTGTCGGTGCTAAGTCCACTGCTCTTGTGGCAACCTGTCTTGTCGCGCTGAGCGTAGTCCTGATGACGCTAAATACAGGTTCGACAACTCTGTTATTTGTATTGGGGGTCTTCGGTGCAGGAGCAGCATGGTCGGTTTCAATCACAATGCCCCGCCTTATTGATGAATTTTTTGCCACAGAGGAGAAAGGACGGGGCGTTGGAATTACCCATCTTGCGTGGAGTTCTGGCTTCCTCTCAGGGCACATGGTTGGGGGCAGACTCGAATCGGTGTCGATCTCCTTGCCGTTTGCTGTGGCTAGCGGAATGGTTGTTATTTCGGCAATACTTGCGTTTCAGCTTTGGCGGAGTGGGAAAATGAAAAAAGCGTGCACCCACTGA
- a CDS encoding zinc-binding dehydrogenase, with amino-acid sequence MRQPASIALFHGAGQPFELCTRDITALNIDEVLVQVSLATICGSDLHTFAGRRTAPTPCVLGHEAVGRIAIPTKVRDAYGEPLHEGDRVTWSIMAACGACEYCNERNLPQKCERLFKYGHAQSVAPHFFNGGFAEQICLRQGTAIYRIPDAVSDIEAAPLNCALSTVLGGLAILDPIGRSSAVVQGAGMLGIYTVCCLRERGFEIVACVDRVAERLRIAEAFGATHTFDLTEDSADRIGEALHDLTEGRGVDFAVEVSGAEAALVNSLDWLGIGGNCLTLGYVFPHADVTVDAHKIVTKCLTVQGNHNYHPSALGNALRFVEETRERYPFKELVGGVYPLEEINTAFDRAMQGDLIRVGINPTSEGSLL; translated from the coding sequence ATGCGTCAGCCGGCTTCAATTGCACTCTTTCACGGCGCGGGTCAACCATTTGAACTTTGTACGAGAGACATCACGGCACTAAATATAGATGAGGTACTGGTCCAAGTCTCGCTGGCAACCATCTGTGGCTCAGATCTACACACCTTCGCAGGTCGACGGACCGCACCAACACCGTGTGTGTTAGGTCACGAAGCGGTTGGGCGTATTGCCATCCCAACGAAGGTCCGTGATGCGTATGGTGAACCTCTGCACGAAGGTGACCGTGTGACGTGGAGCATCATGGCTGCGTGTGGTGCGTGCGAATATTGTAACGAACGGAATCTGCCACAGAAGTGTGAGCGGCTGTTTAAGTATGGACATGCTCAGAGTGTTGCTCCTCATTTCTTCAACGGCGGTTTTGCGGAGCAGATTTGCCTTCGACAGGGAACTGCAATCTACCGGATCCCCGACGCCGTCAGCGATATCGAGGCAGCGCCGCTTAACTGCGCTCTCTCCACGGTTTTAGGTGGGCTGGCAATCCTCGACCCCATAGGGAGATCTAGCGCAGTCGTTCAAGGTGCGGGCATGTTAGGTATTTATACGGTGTGCTGTTTACGTGAACGCGGATTTGAAATTGTCGCCTGCGTAGACCGTGTCGCCGAGCGTCTCCGTATCGCGGAAGCCTTCGGAGCAACGCATACGTTCGATCTCACGGAAGATTCAGCAGATCGGATCGGGGAAGCCTTACACGACTTAACAGAGGGGCGCGGCGTAGATTTCGCTGTCGAGGTGAGCGGGGCAGAGGCTGCGCTGGTCAACTCCCTCGACTGGCTGGGAATTGGCGGTAACTGTTTAACACTCGGCTACGTTTTCCCACACGCAGATGTCACGGTGGACGCGCACAAGATTGTGACAAAGTGCTTGACAGTACAAGGAAATCACAACTATCATCCGTCTGCATTGGGAAATGCGCTCCGGTTTGTCGAGGAAACACGGGAGCGTTATCCGTTTAAGGAATTAGTCGGTGGAGTCTATCCGTTAGAGGAAATCAATACTGCGTTTGATCGAGCGATGCAGGGAGATCTGATCCGAGTTGGCATTAATCCAACCTCAGAAGGGAGCCTACTTTGA
- a CDS encoding alkaline phosphatase family protein gives MSQRKVLIICIDAGGHDYLAASDIPNIQKLAEEGFYQHARSVIPSVTNVNNVSLATGTFPETHGITTNYHVDRETGKGEFIEDNRFLLAPTLFELVKLSGFAEKTALLVTKKKLLRMLESGTDIAIAAEDPPPEYVETVGPVEDIYSSEINWWLLRALRRVLHEHDPELAYCSTTDWNQHKYAPMEEHSLRHIAELDRLIGEIVADNPEREIYITADHAMLPKTRAFDPGRWLTEHGVPSSAIPIIKDRYVAHHGNLGGAAYVFLQRLADLPKAIETLGAAPGVEEVYASEEAAHQFRLHPDRIGDIFVLADRDTVFGELTETRTVIDIRSHGSRHESEVPVIGCNSPWIASDFAYNLDVGRLFLKSLDGYSD, from the coding sequence TTGAGCCAGCGCAAAGTCTTGATTATCTGTATTGACGCCGGTGGACACGACTACCTCGCCGCCAGCGATATACCAAACATCCAAAAGCTAGCAGAAGAAGGGTTCTACCAACACGCGCGATCAGTCATTCCCTCGGTCACAAACGTCAATAACGTGAGTCTCGCCACAGGGACGTTCCCAGAAACGCACGGCATCACGACCAACTACCATGTTGATCGTGAAACGGGAAAAGGGGAATTTATCGAAGATAATCGCTTTCTGCTTGCACCAACGTTATTTGAGCTTGTAAAATTATCAGGCTTTGCGGAGAAAACCGCCCTGCTTGTCACGAAGAAAAAACTGCTGCGGATGCTTGAGTCTGGAACGGATATCGCTATCGCTGCAGAAGATCCACCCCCCGAATACGTTGAAACGGTTGGACCGGTTGAGGACATCTACTCATCAGAGATTAATTGGTGGTTGCTGCGGGCGTTGCGTCGAGTCTTACACGAGCATGACCCAGAACTAGCCTACTGCTCAACAACGGATTGGAATCAGCACAAATACGCTCCGATGGAAGAACATTCGCTGCGACATATCGCTGAACTGGATCGACTCATTGGAGAGATTGTGGCTGATAATCCGGAGCGGGAGATTTATATCACCGCAGATCATGCGATGCTGCCAAAGACCCGTGCGTTCGATCCGGGACGTTGGTTGACCGAGCATGGTGTTCCATCAAGCGCTATCCCTATCATCAAAGATCGCTATGTCGCACATCACGGTAATTTGGGAGGCGCGGCGTATGTTTTTCTACAGAGACTGGCGGATCTTCCAAAGGCAATTGAGACATTAGGTGCTGCACCGGGTGTCGAAGAGGTTTACGCATCAGAAGAAGCAGCACATCAATTTCGGCTTCACCCGGATCGGATTGGAGATATTTTTGTCCTCGCAGATCGAGATACCGTTTTTGGCGAACTCACTGAAACGAGAACAGTTATCGATATTAGGTCCCACGGTTCACGTCATGAGAGCGAAGTACCGGTCATCGGCTGCAACAGCCCTTGGATAGCAAGCGATTTCGCATATAACCTTGATGTCGGTCGCTTATTCCTGAAAAGTCTTGATGGATACTCTGATTAG
- a CDS encoding sulfatase-like hydrolase/transferase, translating into MARTSDQPNVIVFFTDQQRWDTTGVHGNPLDLTPNFDRMARRGTHVYRSFTCQPVCGPARSCLQTGLYATETGCYRNGIPLPSNLKTLAHHFRESGYKTGYIGKWHLYDRGVEGPVPESARGGYEYWLASNVLEFTSDAYSTVLYNSDNQPVKLPGYRVDAVTDSMIRYIDAHQGDPFYLFTSYIEPHHQNHLDDYPPPDGYRERYAGRWIPPDLAALGGSTQQHIAGYYGMVKRLDEALGRVLDALKSLDLLDNTILLFTSDHGCHFKTRNAEYKRSSHESSIRVPTALHGPGFDGGGQLQQLVSLVDLPPTLLDAAGIPVPEEMQGRSILPLTRGETEGWPDEVFVQVSEAQVGRAVRTHRWKYGVAAPGGRSAQGAASEQYAEESLYDLQADPYELANLIGRESHQEVAAVMRERLLRRMVEAGEAAPTIEPAPTQASGQRRVSSDEARA; encoded by the coding sequence ATGGCAAGAACTTCAGACCAGCCCAATGTGATCGTGTTCTTCACAGACCAGCAACGCTGGGATACAACGGGCGTCCACGGCAATCCGCTGGATTTGACACCGAATTTTGATCGGATGGCACGGAGGGGAACACATGTCTACCGTTCGTTTACATGCCAGCCTGTTTGTGGTCCAGCGCGGTCATGCTTGCAGACCGGGCTTTACGCCACTGAAACGGGGTGTTACCGAAACGGTATCCCACTGCCCTCCAATCTGAAGACCCTTGCCCACCATTTTCGTGAAAGCGGGTACAAAACCGGCTACATTGGCAAGTGGCATCTCTACGATAGGGGCGTTGAGGGGCCTGTCCCGGAATCCGCGCGTGGTGGTTACGAGTATTGGCTCGCCTCCAACGTGCTTGAGTTTACCTCCGACGCTTACTCCACGGTGCTCTACAACAGTGACAACCAACCTGTCAAACTACCCGGCTACCGTGTGGACGCTGTTACCGATTCTATGATCCGTTATATTGACGCGCACCAAGGCGATCCATTTTACCTTTTTACCTCGTACATCGAGCCACACCACCAGAATCACCTCGACGATTACCCGCCTCCCGATGGCTACCGTGAACGTTACGCAGGAAGATGGATTCCGCCGGATCTTGCTGCGTTGGGCGGCTCAACGCAGCAGCATATCGCAGGCTATTACGGCATGGTCAAACGGCTCGATGAGGCGCTCGGTAGGGTATTGGACGCACTCAAAAGTCTCGACTTACTCGATAACACCATTCTACTCTTTACATCGGATCACGGTTGTCACTTCAAGACGCGAAACGCGGAATACAAACGTTCCAGTCACGAAAGCTCTATCCGTGTCCCAACGGCACTTCATGGTCCCGGCTTCGATGGCGGGGGGCAGCTGCAACAACTGGTCAGTCTCGTTGATCTACCGCCAACCCTTCTTGATGCGGCGGGGATTCCCGTGCCCGAAGAGATGCAAGGACGTTCAATCCTGCCACTGACGAGAGGCGAAACGGAGGGGTGGCCTGACGAGGTCTTCGTTCAGGTAAGCGAGGCACAGGTGGGCCGCGCTGTCCGCACACACCGATGGAAGTACGGCGTGGCTGCGCCGGGGGGACGTAGCGCACAGGGCGCAGCATCAGAGCAGTATGCCGAGGAGTCTCTCTATGATCTACAGGCGGATCCTTACGAGTTAGCAAACCTCATTGGACGGGAGTCGCATCAGGAGGTCGCTGCGGTGATGCGGGAACGTCTCCTTCGTCGCATGGTTGAGGCAGGTGAGGCGGCACCGACCATCGAACCAGCACCGACACAAGCGAGCGGGCAGCGGCGGGTTTCCTCTGACGAAGCACGTGCCTAA
- a CDS encoding CehA/McbA family metallohydrolase, with the protein MATLKGVIRDSVSGASVEAKVHVLTSSGNFVHPADSILKIGPGDPFFYCPGEFTVDVPRGSTDIVVERGTEYEPLRKVVSMPAKGAVEVELHLKRWADLPSQGWYPGNTHLHYNEGEARPDDRLRLDPQVHDLSVTVISILQRGEIPYASNKYPLGFMTDYSTAHHLVDCGEENRHNSHYGGGSGHVMFLRIKNLVEPVSRGDLVSDFDPDYPPICYACDDAKRQGGIVLWCHNGRGMEAPVAAALGKLDAFNLFDPSWKDLEYDIWYHLLNCGIPLPASTGTDWFICANNRVYVQTDGEFTYENWLKGLQTGRTFITNGPALFLNLDGAAPGSTIQSPNGRPRTVSGQITWQSHYPLNSVELVYDGAVTQTVPLDGRRHGGEWSFDLRIESDGWVAARAFGEARDSFAQPVYAHTSPIYIGTGRPDSSVQESAAFFVRSIDSAMEIVNRDWRFAEDTQREEVLHLFNEGRKVYQNLAELR; encoded by the coding sequence ATGGCAACCCTTAAAGGCGTCATTCGAGATAGTGTTTCAGGTGCCTCTGTCGAGGCGAAGGTCCATGTCCTGACCAGTAGCGGCAATTTCGTCCATCCCGCGGATAGTATCCTGAAGATTGGACCGGGCGACCCGTTTTTCTACTGTCCGGGTGAGTTTACTGTGGACGTGCCCCGCGGTTCAACGGACATCGTCGTTGAACGTGGCACCGAGTACGAACCCCTGCGCAAGGTCGTTTCGATGCCCGCAAAAGGGGCGGTTGAAGTTGAGTTACATCTCAAACGGTGGGCAGACCTTCCGTCACAGGGGTGGTATCCGGGGAATACACATCTGCACTACAATGAGGGGGAGGCTCGACCCGACGATCGGCTGCGCCTCGATCCCCAAGTCCACGACCTCAGCGTAACCGTCATCAGTATTCTGCAGCGGGGTGAAATACCCTATGCCAGCAATAAGTATCCCCTCGGGTTCATGACCGACTATTCGACCGCACACCATCTTGTCGATTGCGGCGAGGAGAATCGCCACAACTCCCATTACGGTGGTGGGTCTGGACACGTCATGTTTTTGCGCATCAAGAATCTGGTTGAACCTGTCAGTCGGGGTGATCTCGTCAGCGACTTTGACCCTGATTACCCGCCGATCTGTTACGCCTGCGACGATGCCAAACGACAGGGAGGTATCGTGCTGTGGTGCCACAACGGACGGGGAATGGAAGCGCCGGTGGCAGCTGCGTTAGGGAAACTGGATGCCTTTAACCTGTTCGATCCTTCTTGGAAAGACCTCGAATATGACATCTGGTATCACCTACTCAACTGTGGTATCCCGCTGCCCGCATCGACCGGGACAGATTGGTTCATCTGTGCGAACAACCGCGTCTATGTCCAAACCGATGGGGAATTTACCTATGAAAACTGGTTGAAGGGTTTGCAGACGGGACGTACATTTATCACGAACGGACCAGCACTGTTTCTGAATCTTGATGGCGCAGCCCCCGGCAGCACTATTCAATCACCAAACGGACGGCCTCGCACGGTGTCAGGACAAATCACATGGCAATCACACTACCCGCTCAACAGCGTTGAATTGGTTTACGATGGGGCAGTTACACAAACGGTGCCACTTGACGGAAGGAGACACGGTGGGGAGTGGTCGTTCGATCTTCGGATCGAATCCGATGGTTGGGTTGCGGCGCGCGCCTTCGGGGAAGCCCGTGACAGCTTTGCACAGCCGGTCTATGCACACACAAGTCCCATCTATATCGGCACAGGTCGCCCTGACAGTAGCGTGCAGGAGTCGGCAGCGTTTTTTGTTCGCTCGATTGACAGTGCGATGGAGATAGTGAACCGGGATTGGCGGTTTGCAGAGGATACACAGCGGGAAGAGGTCTTACACCTGTTCAACGAAGGGCGAAAGGTTTACCAGAATCTAGCCGAGCTGCGTTAG
- a CDS encoding sulfatase-like hydrolase/transferase, producing the protein MRPNILIFMTDQEQADVVHPDHPCITPNATKLAEEGVLFRRSFCPTAHCCPSRATFMTGVYPSRHGIYNNVSNPTAIHHELYEGVGMFSETLRSSGYNLAYAGKWHVTDAENPSDRGWEDLHLTAGKGSYMHRSVSQWQEQAKQPESTERQRGQILRPGWGHYQLYQSYPTDTPKGYEDHRDYRVVQSGMEALQRLSQADAPWCLYIGPSGPHDPFVVPERFAQMYDPKEIPLPPNYHDTLEDKPRAYQRARQQYWDQLSEDEVRESLQHYWGYCTMEDAMLGEVLETLEETGQAENTLVLRMSDHGDYCGAHGLYLKGVPAFREAYNIATIARWPQGIANPNREVDEFVSLADFAPTFIELAGESVPEDLTGRSLVPFLKDENPSDWTDAFYTQFNGVELYYSQRIVSTKEFKYVYNGFDFDEVYDLRNDPHEMVNLSDHPDYQEVKRDLVRRMWRFAGREDDIIFNPYATVAFAPWGPADALRDEA; encoded by the coding sequence ATGAGACCTAATATTCTTATCTTTATGACCGACCAAGAACAAGCCGATGTGGTACATCCAGACCATCCGTGTATCACGCCAAACGCTACGAAATTAGCGGAGGAAGGGGTTCTCTTTCGCCGGTCATTCTGTCCGACAGCGCACTGCTGCCCTTCACGCGCAACCTTCATGACAGGCGTATATCCCAGTCGGCACGGCATCTACAATAATGTCAGCAATCCGACCGCCATCCACCACGAACTCTACGAAGGTGTCGGGATGTTCAGTGAGACACTGCGATCTTCAGGCTATAACTTGGCGTACGCCGGGAAATGGCATGTCACCGATGCCGAGAACCCATCCGACCGTGGCTGGGAGGATCTCCACCTCACAGCGGGCAAAGGCAGCTACATGCACCGTTCGGTTTCACAGTGGCAGGAGCAAGCCAAACAACCCGAATCGACAGAACGCCAGCGTGGGCAAATTCTCCGACCCGGTTGGGGACACTACCAGTTGTATCAATCCTACCCGACCGACACACCGAAAGGCTACGAAGATCATCGAGATTATCGCGTTGTCCAATCTGGGATGGAGGCGTTGCAGCGATTATCCCAAGCGGATGCGCCGTGGTGTCTATACATCGGACCGAGCGGCCCCCACGACCCATTCGTCGTGCCGGAGCGTTTCGCCCAAATGTATGATCCCAAAGAAATTCCGCTGCCGCCAAACTACCACGACACACTGGAAGATAAACCCCGCGCCTATCAACGAGCACGTCAGCAGTATTGGGATCAACTTTCGGAGGACGAAGTGCGCGAATCCCTCCAGCACTATTGGGGATACTGCACAATGGAGGACGCGATGCTCGGTGAGGTGCTTGAGACACTGGAGGAGACAGGGCAGGCGGAGAACACTCTTGTCCTACGAATGAGCGACCACGGCGATTACTGTGGTGCACACGGCTTGTACCTCAAAGGGGTGCCGGCGTTCCGTGAGGCTTATAACATCGCCACGATTGCACGTTGGCCCCAAGGAATCGCCAATCCCAACCGCGAAGTCGATGAATTTGTCAGCCTCGCCGATTTTGCACCGACCTTCATCGAATTGGCAGGCGAATCCGTGCCAGAGGACCTGACAGGTAGGAGCCTCGTACCGTTCCTGAAGGACGAAAACCCCTCCGATTGGACAGATGCATTCTACACACAGTTCAACGGCGTCGAACTGTATTACAGCCAGCGCATCGTGAGCACCAAAGAGTTCAAATATGTCTACAACGGCTTCGATTTCGACGAGGTATATGATCTGCGGAACGACCCGCACGAGATGGTGAACCTCAGCGATCACCCCGATTATCAGGAGGTCAAGCGTGATCTAGTGCGTCGGATGTGGCGATTCGCAGGACGCGAGGACGACATCATCTTCAACCCGTATGCAACGGTGGCATTTGCGCCGTGGGGACCCGCCGATGCCCTACGTGACGAGGCATAA